A DNA window from Thermococcus sp. 4557 contains the following coding sequences:
- the panB gene encoding 3-methyl-2-oxobutanoate hydroxymethyltransferase has product MREITARRIIEMKGKEKIAMITAYDYPSALIADRAGMDIIFIGDSLGMVVYGEGNTLNVSMEQMVFHTRAVSKAVKRALVLADMPFASYEIDTDEGLRNAVRLVQAGADAVKIEGGYDHRKLVRKLVRMGIPVMGHTGLTPQRYLRFGGYRLMGETEEEIEEILRDAKALERAGAFAVVLEFTLADVAKLVTEEISIPTIGIGAGPWVDGQVLVWHDLLGIYEETPPFVKKYADIGGMMRLAIENYLEEVKGGAFPGREHYWEFLDKDDFRKKAARALEKLREED; this is encoded by the coding sequence ATGAGGGAGATAACGGCGCGAAGGATTATCGAGATGAAGGGGAAGGAAAAGATCGCGATGATAACCGCCTACGATTACCCGTCCGCACTGATAGCAGACAGGGCAGGGATGGACATCATCTTCATCGGCGATTCCCTCGGAATGGTCGTTTACGGCGAGGGGAACACGCTGAACGTTTCTATGGAGCAGATGGTCTTCCACACCAGGGCGGTCTCGAAGGCAGTCAAGAGGGCGCTCGTTCTGGCGGACATGCCCTTTGCGAGCTACGAGATAGACACCGACGAGGGCCTGAGGAACGCGGTTAGACTGGTACAGGCCGGTGCGGATGCCGTCAAGATTGAGGGCGGCTACGACCACAGGAAGCTCGTCAGAAAGCTCGTGCGCATGGGGATACCCGTCATGGGGCACACCGGGCTTACCCCGCAACGCTATCTGAGGTTCGGAGGATACAGGCTGATGGGAGAGACCGAGGAGGAGATTGAGGAGATACTCCGCGACGCCAAGGCGCTGGAGAGGGCTGGGGCTTTCGCGGTTGTCCTCGAGTTCACCCTGGCGGACGTGGCGAAACTCGTGACCGAGGAGATATCAATCCCCACGATCGGCATTGGCGCCGGACCGTGGGTAGACGGCCAGGTTCTCGTCTGGCATGACCTTCTCGGCATCTACGAAGAGACCCCACCCTTCGTCAAGAAGTACGCCGACATCGGCGGGATGATGCGCCTTGCTATTGAGAACTACCTGGAGGAGGTTAAGGGCGGCGCGTTTCCGGGCAGGGAGCACTACTGGGAGTTCCTCGATAAGGACGACTTCAGGAAAAAGGCCGCACGTGCCCTTGAGAAACTGAGAGAGGAGGATTGA
- a CDS encoding archease — MRTWEHYEHTADVGIRGYGESLEEAFEAVALALFDVMVDVRKVESRECREVEADGEDLMALLYNFLEELLVLHDMEGLVFGDVDVEIENAGEGYRLRAKACGEVLDYEKHEPKEEVKAITYHEMKIEQLPDGRWMAQLVPDI, encoded by the coding sequence ATGAGAACTTGGGAGCACTACGAGCACACGGCGGACGTGGGCATCCGCGGCTACGGTGAGAGCCTTGAGGAAGCCTTCGAGGCCGTCGCGCTGGCGCTCTTTGACGTGATGGTTGATGTGAGAAAGGTCGAGAGCAGAGAATGCCGTGAGGTCGAGGCCGATGGTGAGGACCTGATGGCGCTCCTCTACAACTTCCTTGAGGAGCTTCTCGTGCTCCACGACATGGAGGGTCTGGTCTTTGGAGACGTTGACGTTGAGATAGAGAATGCTGGAGAAGGCTACCGGCTCAGGGCGAAGGCCTGCGGCGAGGTTCTCGATTACGAGAAGCACGAACCGAAGGAAGAGGTGAAGGCGATAACCTACCACGAGATGAAGATAGAGCAGCTGCCAGATGGGAGATGGATGGCGCAGCTGGTTCCGGATATCTGA
- a CDS encoding DEAD/DEAH box helicase, whose translation MSLFETLKPLKSEIARVHVFPPAEGEFGDFRFSNPEVNALLEELGFTLYRHQVEALERLYSGKNVVVTTPTASGKSEIFRLAIFDSYLSNPRATYLLIYPTRALINNQLEKFSLQNLVFYRLTGKHVSARILTGDVPWEERRELLREKPRVIFTTPDMLHYNILRRWRDYEWLLRNLRYLVVDELHVYRGVFGSNAAYLFRRLDFRLRRLGAKPQIIALSATLRNPKEFAEKLFRKEFEPVSGATNPFPRRYLVLFEPRNLDERQLIRSAIERLVGENIKTLVFFDSRRGTEKLLRFLLSSPVFHRTSTYKGTLPKNVRWEIERDFKEGKLLVLLTTNALELGIDIGDLDAVINYGIPPDGLFSLIQRFGRAGRKADREALNAIVLRKNGLDYYYREHFDELVERLERGIIEYMPVNLENDRIAEKHIHYLLTELGIVDWDELDEFERKIAERLVIERKADLKNNPLTCKLEIRLRKPAFSYSSLRTASDETFFLVKDEPWIRGKLMEKSSLRELLNFINWLKLKGYIIEEVDADEYHRSLLPGMAYFSRGELYMARDRLSLGKFHFVFARQLNRFWDVETFVAKREEVEILESREEKTYRGVEIGLGRLRVRHVYTGFAVKGADTGNYVGELIRLKEDGILRGEIHSPMTGERIEAEEDFSILNWEKFAKVEFEEPYIREFETDGIWLVFPDSIREVTSEEFREFFDVAAEKGFEDPAFTLYTNLDRRKLFPLYLGTTTHVIRKAIGDALQRLGISDEELAFAVKKMVDSKDGIGSALHAIEHNLIKIAPIFTYVDSRELGGYSYASFPGLPHVGRPVVFIYDGNEGGAGLAPIIYENVERLMEKSLEHLRSCPCQDGCPVCTLSPKCGTFNEFLDKWAAIRVWERVLGGSPSGSRDD comes from the coding sequence ATGTCCCTCTTCGAGACGCTCAAGCCCCTCAAGTCCGAGATAGCGAGGGTTCACGTTTTTCCTCCCGCGGAGGGCGAGTTCGGGGATTTTCGGTTCAGCAACCCCGAGGTAAACGCCCTCCTCGAAGAACTCGGCTTCACCTTATACCGTCATCAGGTCGAGGCCCTCGAGAGGCTCTACTCGGGAAAAAACGTCGTCGTGACGACGCCAACGGCCAGCGGCAAGAGCGAGATCTTCAGGCTGGCCATCTTTGACTCCTACCTCTCCAACCCCCGCGCGACGTACCTGCTCATATACCCCACGAGGGCCCTCATAAACAACCAGCTCGAAAAGTTCTCGCTCCAAAACCTTGTCTTCTACCGCCTCACCGGAAAGCACGTGAGCGCGAGAATCCTGACCGGAGACGTCCCCTGGGAGGAGAGGAGGGAGCTCCTCCGCGAGAAGCCGAGGGTTATCTTCACGACCCCGGACATGCTCCACTACAACATTCTGCGGAGATGGCGGGACTACGAGTGGCTCCTCAGGAACCTCCGCTACCTGGTCGTTGACGAGCTCCACGTTTACAGGGGCGTCTTCGGGAGCAACGCGGCCTATCTCTTCCGCCGCCTAGACTTCAGGCTCAGGCGCCTCGGGGCGAAGCCCCAGATCATAGCGCTCTCGGCAACGCTGAGGAACCCAAAGGAGTTCGCGGAGAAGCTCTTCAGGAAGGAATTCGAGCCGGTAAGCGGTGCCACGAATCCGTTCCCACGGAGGTACCTGGTCCTCTTCGAGCCGAGGAACCTCGACGAGAGGCAGCTGATAAGGAGTGCCATCGAGAGACTCGTCGGTGAGAACATCAAGACGCTGGTCTTCTTCGACAGCAGAAGGGGGACCGAAAAGCTCCTTCGCTTCCTTCTCAGCTCGCCGGTCTTTCACAGAACGAGCACCTACAAGGGGACCCTGCCCAAGAACGTCCGCTGGGAGATAGAGCGGGACTTCAAGGAGGGCAAACTGCTTGTCCTGCTTACAACCAACGCCCTCGAGCTCGGCATAGACATCGGCGACCTCGATGCCGTCATCAACTACGGCATCCCTCCCGACGGGCTTTTCTCCCTCATCCAGCGCTTCGGCCGGGCCGGAAGGAAGGCCGACAGGGAGGCCCTCAACGCCATAGTCCTCAGAAAGAACGGCCTCGACTACTATTACAGGGAGCACTTCGACGAGCTCGTTGAGAGGCTCGAGCGGGGAATAATCGAGTACATGCCCGTTAACCTGGAGAACGACCGCATAGCCGAGAAGCACATCCACTACCTCCTCACCGAGCTGGGAATAGTAGACTGGGACGAGCTTGACGAATTCGAGAGGAAGATAGCCGAGAGGCTCGTCATCGAGAGGAAGGCAGACCTGAAGAACAATCCGCTCACCTGCAAGCTCGAGATTCGCCTGAGGAAGCCGGCCTTCAGCTACTCGTCACTGAGGACGGCGAGCGATGAGACGTTCTTCCTCGTCAAGGACGAGCCCTGGATACGGGGCAAGCTGATGGAGAAGTCCTCGCTCAGGGAGTTGCTCAACTTCATCAACTGGCTCAAGCTCAAGGGCTACATCATCGAGGAGGTCGATGCCGACGAGTACCACCGCTCGCTCCTCCCGGGGATGGCTTACTTCTCACGGGGAGAGCTCTACATGGCCAGGGACAGGCTCTCCCTCGGAAAGTTCCACTTCGTCTTCGCAAGGCAACTTAACCGCTTCTGGGACGTGGAAACCTTCGTGGCCAAGAGGGAGGAAGTCGAGATACTGGAGAGCAGGGAGGAGAAAACCTACAGGGGAGTCGAGATAGGCCTCGGTCGGCTGAGGGTCAGGCACGTCTACACCGGATTCGCCGTCAAAGGGGCCGATACTGGGAACTACGTCGGTGAGCTGATCAGGTTGAAGGAGGACGGCATCCTGCGCGGCGAGATACACTCCCCGATGACAGGCGAGAGGATCGAGGCCGAGGAGGACTTCTCGATCCTCAACTGGGAGAAGTTCGCGAAGGTCGAGTTCGAGGAACCCTACATCAGGGAGTTTGAGACCGATGGAATATGGCTCGTTTTCCCAGATTCGATAAGGGAAGTCACGAGCGAGGAGTTCAGGGAGTTCTTCGATGTGGCCGCCGAGAAGGGCTTTGAGGACCCTGCCTTTACCCTTTACACCAACCTCGACCGGAGGAAGCTCTTCCCGCTCTACCTCGGGACGACCACCCACGTCATAAGGAAGGCCATCGGTGACGCCCTCCAGAGGCTCGGAATCAGCGATGAAGAGCTGGCCTTCGCGGTGAAGAAGATGGTCGACAGCAAGGACGGAATCGGCTCGGCGCTCCACGCGATAGAGCACAATCTCATAAAGATAGCCCCCATCTTCACCTACGTGGATTCGAGGGAGCTCGGCGGCTACAGCTACGCGAGCTTCCCGGGCTTACCCCACGTCGGAAGGCCGGTCGTGTTCATCTACGACGGCAACGAAGGGGGAGCAGGCCTCGCACCGATAATCTACGAGAACGTCGAGAGGCTGATGGAGAAAAGCCTTGAGCATCTCCGCTCCTGTCCCTGCCAGGACGGCTGTCCCGTTTGCACGCTCTCCCCGAAGTGCGGGACCTTCAACGAGTTTCTTGACAAATGGGCCGCGATAAGGGTCTGGGAGAGGGTTCTGGGAGGGTCTCCCTCTGGGAGCAGGGATGACTGA
- a CDS encoding YigZ family protein — protein sequence MDYRTLKGVGTAELVIKKSVFIGYASPAKTEEEAKEFIAKIKAHHSDATHNVSAYLINDGKSFAVRYDDDGEPKGSAGKPVLKVIQNRGLSNVVVVVTRYFGGIKLGYGGLVKAYSDAASLAIENAGIIEVYETEHFQVTFPYGLFHLVRETVENSGGKVVGEDYGELVMFTVETRKGEAEGLMGLLTERTRGRVRLRRLFMSSFDGSL from the coding sequence ATGGACTACAGAACGCTTAAGGGAGTCGGAACTGCTGAGCTGGTGATTAAAAAGTCGGTCTTCATAGGCTACGCCTCGCCGGCGAAGACGGAGGAAGAGGCCAAGGAGTTCATCGCAAAAATCAAGGCCCATCACAGCGACGCGACGCACAACGTTTCGGCTTACCTCATCAACGACGGAAAGAGCTTCGCGGTTCGCTACGATGACGACGGGGAGCCAAAGGGCAGTGCGGGAAAGCCAGTACTCAAGGTTATCCAGAACAGGGGATTAAGCAACGTTGTCGTCGTTGTTACCCGCTACTTCGGCGGCATAAAGCTCGGCTACGGCGGTCTGGTTAAGGCCTACAGCGACGCCGCCAGTCTGGCCATTGAAAATGCAGGAATTATTGAAGTCTACGAGACGGAGCACTTCCAGGTCACCTTCCCCTACGGCCTCTTTCACCTCGTCAGGGAGACCGTTGAGAATTCCGGAGGAAAAGTCGTTGGAGAGGACTACGGCGAGCTAGTGATGTTCACCGTCGAAACGAGGAAAGGCGAAGCCGAGGGGCTGATGGGGCTCTTGACGGAGAGGACGAGGGGAAGGGTCCGGCTCAGGAGGCTCTTCATGAGTTCGTTTGATGGGAGCCTCTGA
- a CDS encoding ribosome biogenesis/translation initiation ATPase RLI has protein sequence MRIAVIDYDRCNPDKCGNFLCERVCPVNRMGGEAIIIDEESYRPVIQEASCTGCGICVHKCPFNAITIVNLPEELEEGCVHRYGVNAFVLYRLPVVKDGMVVGILGPNGTGKTTAVKILAGQLLPNLCGDNEDWDNVIRAFRGNELQNYFEKLKNRQIKPVVKPQYVDLIPKAVKGKVRDLLKRADEAGKFEEVVRELELENVLDRDIKHLSGGELQRVAIAAAILRDAHFYFFDEPSSYLDIKQRLKVARIIRKLADSGKAVLTVEHDLAVLDYLSDVIHVVYGKPGAYGIFSQPKGTRNGINEFLRGYLKDENVRFRPQEIRFTKSSERKSQEGEILVEYPRLVKDYGGFRLEAEPGTLYMGEVVSIVGPNGIGKTTFVKMLAGVEKPTEGEVDWELKVSYKPQYIKVDYEGTVYDLLSKINAGKLLNSFYKTELLNPLGVPDLYDKQVNELSGGELQRVAITAALIRDADLYLLDEPSAYLDVEQRLAVSRAIRHLMEKEGKTALVVEHDVLMIDYISDRLMVFEGEPGKHGKALPPTGMREGMNRFLAGVGITFRRDPDTGRPRANKENSVKDREQKEMGEYYYVAP, from the coding sequence ATGAGGATAGCGGTCATCGATTACGACAGGTGTAATCCGGACAAATGCGGCAACTTCCTGTGCGAGCGCGTCTGCCCGGTCAATCGAATGGGCGGGGAGGCGATAATCATAGACGAGGAGAGCTACCGTCCGGTGATCCAGGAGGCGAGCTGTACCGGCTGCGGAATCTGTGTCCACAAGTGTCCGTTCAACGCGATAACCATTGTGAACCTCCCGGAGGAGCTTGAGGAGGGCTGCGTCCACCGCTACGGTGTAAACGCCTTCGTCCTCTACAGGCTCCCGGTCGTCAAGGACGGCATGGTGGTCGGTATCCTCGGACCGAACGGAACCGGTAAGACCACCGCGGTTAAGATACTCGCCGGCCAGCTCCTGCCGAACCTGTGCGGCGACAACGAGGACTGGGACAACGTTATCAGGGCATTCCGCGGCAACGAGCTCCAGAACTACTTCGAAAAGCTCAAGAACCGGCAGATTAAACCTGTGGTCAAGCCCCAGTACGTGGACTTAATCCCCAAGGCCGTTAAGGGCAAGGTTCGGGACCTGCTCAAGAGGGCCGACGAGGCGGGCAAGTTCGAGGAGGTCGTAAGGGAGCTCGAGCTGGAGAACGTCCTCGACAGGGACATAAAACACCTCTCCGGCGGTGAGCTTCAGCGCGTGGCCATAGCCGCGGCGATACTCAGGGACGCGCACTTCTACTTCTTCGATGAGCCGTCCAGCTACCTCGATATAAAGCAGAGGCTCAAAGTGGCCAGGATAATCAGGAAGCTGGCCGATTCGGGCAAGGCGGTTCTCACCGTTGAGCACGACCTGGCGGTCCTGGATTACCTCAGCGACGTCATCCACGTCGTCTACGGTAAGCCCGGCGCCTACGGTATATTCTCCCAGCCGAAGGGTACGCGCAACGGAATAAACGAGTTCCTGCGCGGCTACCTGAAGGACGAAAACGTCCGCTTCAGGCCCCAGGAGATAAGGTTCACCAAATCCAGCGAGAGGAAGAGCCAGGAGGGCGAGATACTGGTTGAGTACCCGAGGCTGGTGAAGGACTACGGCGGCTTCAGGCTCGAGGCCGAGCCCGGAACGCTCTACATGGGCGAAGTCGTGAGCATCGTCGGCCCCAACGGAATCGGTAAGACCACCTTCGTGAAGATGCTCGCGGGCGTCGAGAAGCCCACAGAGGGGGAGGTCGACTGGGAGCTGAAGGTCTCCTACAAGCCGCAGTACATCAAGGTCGACTACGAGGGAACCGTTTACGATCTCCTGAGCAAGATAAACGCCGGGAAGCTCCTCAACAGCTTCTACAAGACCGAGCTCCTGAACCCGCTCGGCGTTCCGGACCTCTACGACAAGCAGGTGAACGAGCTGTCGGGCGGTGAGCTTCAGAGGGTTGCAATAACCGCGGCCCTCATCCGCGACGCGGACCTGTACCTGCTCGACGAGCCCTCCGCCTACCTCGACGTCGAACAGAGGCTGGCGGTTTCGAGGGCGATAAGGCACCTGATGGAGAAAGAGGGCAAGACCGCCCTCGTCGTCGAGCACGACGTTCTCATGATAGACTACATCAGCGACAGGCTTATGGTCTTCGAGGGCGAACCTGGAAAGCACGGTAAGGCACTGCCGCCCACCGGGATGCGCGAGGGAATGAACCGCTTCCTCGCGGGGGTCGGCATAACCTTCAGACGCGACCCGGACACAGGCAGGCCCAGGGCCAACAAGGAGAACAGCGTCAAGGACAGGGAGCAGAAGGAGATGGGCGAGTACTACTACGTCGCCCCGTGA
- a CDS encoding tRNA (cytosine(49)-C(5))-methyltransferase, producing the protein MSARDRVKETNPAFYERYSMLEDTDEFWEFIIRPLRQSIRVNTLKAPLDVVVERLEEEFELEPVPWVREGFFINVDNLAKVPEHSLGLIFGQEASSMIPPVVLNPKPGELVLDMAAAPGSKTGQMAQYMENEGCIIANDPKISRANVLIANLNRMGVLNTRVSVKDGVYFARFENLFDRVLLDAPCSSVGMIRKKWRFLTEWRMKEVVRYMNIQKRLIMAAYRALKPGGTLVYSTCTIDPMENEEVVDYLLRKTDARLEPIDLPVKTSEPVLEWEGRTYSEELRKALRIHPNDNDTEAFFIAKIVKPEGGA; encoded by the coding sequence ATGAGCGCGAGGGACAGAGTTAAGGAGACCAATCCGGCCTTTTACGAGCGCTATTCGATGCTCGAAGACACGGACGAGTTCTGGGAGTTCATAATCCGACCCCTGCGGCAGAGCATAAGGGTGAACACCCTCAAGGCTCCGCTTGATGTGGTCGTTGAGAGGCTTGAGGAGGAGTTCGAGCTTGAACCGGTTCCCTGGGTCCGCGAGGGCTTCTTCATCAACGTTGACAACCTCGCGAAGGTACCAGAGCACAGTCTTGGCCTGATCTTCGGCCAGGAAGCGAGCTCCATGATACCCCCTGTTGTCCTCAACCCCAAACCGGGCGAGCTGGTTCTCGACATGGCCGCGGCCCCGGGCTCGAAGACGGGTCAGATGGCCCAGTATATGGAAAACGAAGGCTGCATAATTGCCAACGACCCCAAAATAAGCAGGGCGAACGTCCTCATAGCGAACCTCAACAGGATGGGGGTTTTGAACACCCGCGTGAGTGTGAAGGACGGCGTTTACTTTGCCCGCTTTGAGAATCTCTTTGACAGGGTCCTGCTGGACGCCCCGTGCTCTTCGGTCGGAATGATACGGAAGAAATGGAGGTTCCTGACGGAGTGGCGCATGAAGGAGGTTGTCAGATACATGAACATCCAGAAGAGGCTCATCATGGCGGCTTACAGGGCGCTCAAGCCCGGCGGAACGCTGGTTTACTCCACCTGCACCATAGACCCCATGGAGAACGAGGAGGTCGTCGATTACCTGCTCAGGAAAACCGACGCGAGGCTCGAGCCGATAGATTTGCCGGTGAAAACCAGCGAGCCGGTCCTTGAGTGGGAGGGGAGAACCTACTCCGAGGAGCTGAGAAAGGCCCTCCGCATACACCCCAACGACAACGACACCGAGGCCTTCTTCATCGCGAAGATAGTCAAGCCGGAGGGAGGGGCATGA
- a CDS encoding DMT family transporter produces MRREALGTALALSGMVIYGLEPVVIKSNPTSPISFAALSAMVASLVLWIAVGWSGGLDEIRENPSGIKPAFLVGFFGTALAYLAYSFGARMSTAINAALITRSEVLWSFLLAWLLLGERITKRLVAYSFVILAGLVLIMVPGHSVELRLGDLLLLLVPLFWQLGHVIAKRLPYSPQTIAALRNTFGFLLLLPLAAASGLEFSDFVIAEGLVIAAGQLVWYGSIKRINLSKATAIITPAPAVAIGVSVLLGETLTFYHVVGFALITAGTLEAIKVKSAIKTEGTP; encoded by the coding sequence ATGCGGCGCGAAGCTCTGGGGACCGCCCTGGCGCTCTCGGGGATGGTGATATACGGACTTGAGCCGGTTGTTATAAAATCCAACCCAACCAGTCCGATCAGCTTCGCCGCTCTCTCTGCCATGGTTGCGTCTCTCGTTCTCTGGATAGCGGTCGGCTGGAGTGGGGGGCTGGATGAGATCCGTGAAAATCCCTCGGGAATAAAACCGGCGTTTCTGGTGGGGTTCTTCGGAACTGCGCTCGCCTATCTTGCGTACTCCTTTGGCGCCCGGATGAGCACCGCAATAAACGCCGCCCTCATAACGAGGAGCGAGGTGCTGTGGTCGTTCCTTCTCGCGTGGCTCCTCCTGGGGGAGAGGATAACGAAGCGCCTTGTGGCGTATTCCTTCGTTATCCTGGCGGGCCTGGTTCTTATCATGGTTCCTGGACATTCGGTTGAGCTCAGGCTGGGCGACCTTCTGCTTCTCCTCGTGCCCCTCTTCTGGCAGCTGGGCCACGTTATAGCCAAGAGGCTTCCCTACAGCCCTCAGACCATAGCGGCCCTGCGCAACACCTTCGGCTTCCTCCTTCTCCTGCCCCTGGCGGCTGCGTCTGGACTTGAGTTCTCAGACTTTGTAATCGCCGAGGGTCTGGTGATAGCGGCTGGCCAGCTCGTGTGGTACGGATCGATAAAGCGCATCAACCTCTCCAAGGCAACGGCCATAATAACCCCGGCCCCTGCGGTTGCGATAGGCGTCAGTGTACTGCTGGGGGAGACGCTGACCTTCTATCACGTCGTTGGTTTCGCTCTCATAACCGCCGGAACCCTGGAGGCGATAAAGGTTAAAAGTGCAATCAAAACCGAAGGTACGCCCTGA
- a CDS encoding phosphatase PAP2 family protein, with the protein MNMLQRRLEDPEVLVRLNAFFLSYFGWVAFGVLYGIIGRWSLDLTPQFLRLPLTSRDLVVGLVEFTKSLPPLYALFTVVYYLGFAGSIALIVAYLLLYLRDLEASDRLLARYLMAYAVAGSIYLIAHIYAPHIVYNLPGYISDNTLLTRQEFVLPSLHNTFIMINIITLWKYRKRLGARAVILVNALIPFATVFLGHHWVYDVLAGFLLGVAVSKVSWEWSARISEVIYRWEVSSLQRVTVFNFLLAVIVLIVAADPARALAIFGGLLGAP; encoded by the coding sequence ATGAACATGCTCCAGCGGCGCCTTGAAGACCCAGAGGTGCTCGTAAGGCTGAACGCGTTCTTCCTCAGCTACTTTGGATGGGTTGCCTTCGGCGTTCTGTACGGTATCATCGGGCGCTGGAGCCTGGACCTAACACCACAGTTTCTCCGGCTCCCCCTCACGTCGCGGGATCTGGTCGTCGGCCTGGTGGAGTTCACAAAGAGCCTCCCACCCCTCTATGCACTCTTCACCGTCGTGTACTATCTCGGCTTTGCCGGTTCCATAGCCCTTATCGTCGCATATCTCCTTCTGTATCTGAGGGATTTGGAGGCGTCCGACCGGCTACTTGCCAGGTACCTGATGGCGTATGCCGTCGCGGGCTCGATATACCTGATAGCCCACATCTACGCCCCGCATATAGTCTACAACCTGCCGGGTTACATATCGGATAACACCCTGCTCACGAGGCAGGAGTTCGTCCTTCCTTCCCTTCACAACACGTTCATTATGATAAACATAATAACCCTGTGGAAATACAGGAAGCGCCTCGGGGCGAGGGCCGTAATCCTCGTGAACGCCCTCATTCCTTTCGCAACGGTGTTCCTGGGGCACCATTGGGTCTACGATGTCCTTGCGGGCTTCCTCCTCGGCGTTGCAGTGTCAAAGGTCTCCTGGGAATGGAGCGCAAGGATATCAGAGGTCATATACCGGTGGGAGGTTTCCTCGCTCCAGAGGGTCACGGTCTTCAACTTCCTCCTCGCGGTCATAGTCCTGATAGTCGCGGCCGATCCCGCCAGGGCCCTGGCCATCTTCGGGGGGCTCCTCGGTGCCCCCTGA
- a CDS encoding HAD family hydrolase — MEIPNYRNLEINAVLFDLNGTLAEGGRIDDEVKHLLERLADKYTVVVLSADTFGTLEEEFEGLPVRIERVSSGAEKAEIARGYEPYIAVGNGNNDVAMLESAELAFCVIGPEGATTDALLASDVVVRDVKDAIGMLLDEKKLIATLRG; from the coding sequence ATGGAGATTCCGAACTACAGGAACCTGGAGATAAATGCGGTACTTTTTGACCTGAACGGCACCCTGGCGGAGGGCGGAAGGATCGACGACGAAGTTAAACACCTCCTCGAAAGGCTCGCGGACAAGTACACGGTCGTAGTTCTGAGCGCGGATACCTTTGGGACGCTGGAGGAGGAGTTTGAAGGGCTTCCCGTGAGGATAGAGAGGGTTTCGAGCGGTGCCGAGAAGGCAGAAATCGCGAGGGGCTACGAACCCTACATAGCGGTTGGCAACGGAAACAACGACGTGGCCATGCTTGAGAGCGCGGAGCTGGCTTTCTGCGTGATAGGGCCGGAGGGAGCGACAACCGACGCCCTTCTCGCCAGCGATGTGGTGGTAAGGGACGTTAAGGACGCCATAGGCATGCTCCTCGACGAAAAAAAGCTCATAGCTACGCTCAGAGGGTGA
- a CDS encoding glycosyltransferase family 2 protein yields the protein MLDGKRVSVVIPAYNEEKRLPSVLDRMPDFIDEVVVVDDGSSDGTYNVARAFSEKDPRIKAIRLERNCGKGCAMRRGVEEASGDVIVFIDADGQHRPEEIIKLVEPIVRGEADLVIGARKVEEAGKRPLHRRISNILTTRLIRLKLGRYVYDTQSGFRAYRREFLPEIESDRYEVETEMLLKAAKMGAMIKEVPVGMIYDPSREGRFGVRDVFRFIRAYLRF from the coding sequence ATGCTGGATGGAAAACGGGTAAGCGTTGTGATTCCAGCGTACAACGAAGAAAAGCGCCTTCCCAGCGTTTTAGATAGGATGCCAGACTTTATCGACGAGGTAGTGGTCGTGGACGACGGCTCAAGCGATGGGACTTACAATGTAGCACGGGCGTTTTCCGAGAAGGACCCCAGGATAAAGGCGATCAGACTCGAGAGGAACTGCGGCAAGGGCTGCGCAATGAGAAGGGGCGTTGAGGAGGCCTCGGGGGACGTGATAGTTTTCATCGACGCCGACGGACAGCACAGGCCGGAGGAGATAATAAAGCTCGTCGAGCCCATAGTCCGCGGTGAGGCCGATCTGGTGATAGGGGCAAGGAAGGTCGAGGAGGCTGGAAAAAGGCCGCTGCACAGGAGAATCAGCAACATCCTGACGACACGGCTTATACGCCTCAAACTGGGGCGCTATGTCTACGACACCCAGAGCGGGTTCAGGGCCTACAGACGGGAGTTCCTTCCGGAAATAGAGAGCGACCGCTACGAGGTCGAGACGGAGATGCTCCTGAAGGCCGCAAAGATGGGTGCCATGATAAAGGAAGTTCCTGTGGGCATGATATACGACCCCTCGAGGGAGGGCCGCTTCGGGGTCAGGGACGTGTTCCGCTTCATCAGGGCGTACCTTCGGTTTTGA